The Octopus sinensis linkage group LG19, ASM634580v1, whole genome shotgun sequence genome contains a region encoding:
- the LOC115222246 gene encoding retinol dehydrogenase 13-like encodes MHIEQFHCQMLAMYWMHIVLGFILLPIIHLVYKAYRFYSEHISRLHYNNEKRLDGKTALITGANSGIGYATALDFASRGARVLLACRNLSKAVKAAESIIKETGNENLRTIQLNLSDLESVRRLARQVIRNEQRLDILVNNAGTSFSEAPTTRQSFDYIFGVNYLGSFLLTYLLLDLLKKSAPSRIINVSSFVHRYIKKKPKLNRGSETNKVKYPGLSGYHMSKLCNILHAKVLTNRLSGTGVTANSMNPGFVATNILNKSNSGRFRKFMSFFLSVLGRKATDAAKTIVYMTLEDSLGEVSGHYFQNVGLIASEKLSPLTRDKEFIFDLWDVSMKMCHE; translated from the exons ATGCATATAGAACAATTCCATTGCCAAATGTTGGCCATGTACTGGATGCACATCGTTCTGGGTTTTATTCTGTTACCCATTATTCATCTGGTGTACAAAGCCTACAGGTTCTATTCTGAACACATTTCAAGATTACATTACAACAATGAAAAACGACTCGATGGTAAGACGGCGTTAATTACAGGTGCTAATTCAGGCATAGGATATGCCACGGCTCTAGATTTCGCCAGCCGAGGAGCAAGGGTGCTTTTGGCATGCAGGAACTTGAGTAAAGCTGTAAAAGCAGCTGAGAGTATTATCAAAGAAACCGGTAATGAGAATCTCCGAACAATACAATTGAATCTCAGTGATTTAGAGTCTGTGAGAAGACTAGCGCGACAGGTCATCAGAAATGAACAGAG GTTAGACATTTTGGTAAACAATGCTGGAACAAGTTTCTCTGAAGCACCTACTACACGTCAgagttttgattatatatttggaGTGAACTATTTGGGGAGTTTTTTACTCACTTACTTACTCCTGGATCTGCTGAAGAAGTCAGCACCAAGCCGTATCATCAACGTGAGCTCTTTTGTACATCGTTATatcaaaaagaaaccaaaattgAATCGAGGTTCCGAAACAAACAAGGTTAAATACCCAGGTCTCAGTGGATATCACATGAGCAAACTATGCAATATACTTCATGCAAAGGTCTTGACAAACCGACTTTCTGGCACTGGTGTCACCGCTAATTCCATGAATCCAGGATTTGtggcaaccaatattttgaaCAAAAGTAACTCAGGTAGATTTCGTAAAtttatgtctttctttctttccgtgtTAGGTCGAAAAGCAACGGATGCTGCCAAGACAATTGTATACATGACATTGGAGGATAGTCTTGGTGAGGTTTCAGGACATTATTTCCAGAATGTGGGCCTTATTGCCTCAGAAAAACTTTCACCACTTACAAGAGATAaggaatttatttttgatttatggGATGTCAGCATGAAAATGTGCCACGAATAG